A genome region from Geodermatophilus bullaregiensis includes the following:
- the rapZ gene encoding RNase adapter RapZ, producing MSTEQGTGAGTAAPTAGAAAREGQAGPQADVPAGLDGSSTETPPVEVVVVTGLSGAGKNSAGRVLEDLGWYVVDNLPPALLAPMVELGARGDVRRFAAVVDVRSRAFSSDLQEAIRVLAEAGHRPRVVYVHARDEVLVRRYESNRREHPLQGSGRLIDGITAERSLLTGIAGEADLWVDTSDLNVHQLRATLENAFAREGRTPPLTATVLSFGFKYGLPLDADLVVDARFLPNPHWLPELRPHTGQDPDVRDYVLGQEDAGPFLDRYTDVLRLLVPGYRREGKRYLTLAVGCTGGKHRSVAIAEEFARRLRAEGLDAVARHRDLGRE from the coding sequence GTGAGCACCGAGCAGGGGACCGGGGCCGGGACGGCGGCCCCGACCGCCGGCGCCGCCGCACGGGAGGGGCAGGCCGGGCCCCAGGCCGACGTCCCGGCCGGCCTCGACGGGAGCAGCACCGAGACGCCGCCGGTCGAGGTGGTCGTCGTCACCGGCCTGTCCGGCGCGGGCAAGAACAGCGCCGGGCGGGTGCTGGAGGACCTCGGCTGGTACGTCGTCGACAACCTGCCGCCGGCACTGCTCGCACCCATGGTGGAGCTCGGCGCCCGCGGCGACGTCCGCCGCTTCGCGGCCGTCGTCGACGTCCGCAGCCGGGCCTTCTCCAGCGACCTGCAGGAGGCCATCCGGGTGCTCGCCGAGGCCGGGCACCGGCCGCGGGTGGTGTACGTGCACGCCCGCGACGAGGTGCTGGTCCGCCGCTACGAGTCCAACCGCCGCGAGCACCCGCTGCAGGGCTCCGGGCGGCTCATCGACGGGATCACGGCCGAGCGGTCCCTGCTCACCGGCATCGCCGGCGAGGCCGACCTGTGGGTGGACACCAGCGACCTCAACGTCCACCAGCTGCGCGCCACCCTGGAGAACGCCTTCGCGCGGGAGGGCCGCACCCCGCCGCTGACGGCGACCGTGCTGAGCTTCGGCTTCAAGTACGGCCTGCCGCTGGACGCCGACCTCGTCGTCGACGCCCGCTTCCTGCCCAACCCGCACTGGCTGCCCGAGCTGCGCCCGCACACCGGCCAGGACCCCGACGTCCGGGACTACGTCCTCGGCCAGGAGGACGCCGGGCCCTTCCTGGACCGCTACACCGACGTCCTGCGGCTGCTCGTGCCCGGCTACCGCCGCGAGGGCAAGCGCTACCTGACCCTCGCGGTCGGCTGCACCGGCGGCAAGCACCGCAGCGTCGCCATCGCCGAGGAGTTCGCCCGCCGGCTCCGGGCCGAGGGCCTCGACGCGGTCGCCCGCCACCGCGACCTGGGCCGCGAGTAG
- a CDS encoding phosphoglycerate kinase, producing MRALDDLLAEGVSGRRVLVRADLNVPLDKQTRAITDDGRIRASLPTLQALREGGARVVVAAHLGRPKGAPDPQYSLAPVAARLGELLGTDVPLAADVAGDDARARAAALGDGDVLLVENVRFEAAETSKDDAERGGLADRLAALADVYVDDAFGAVHRKHASVYDVAQRLPHVAGRLVATELDVLTRLTTDPARPYVVVLGGSKVSDKLAVIEALLPKVDRLLVGGGMCFTFLAAQGHGVGKSLLEADQVDTCRRLLADAGDRIVLPVDVVCAPEFSADVETTIVPVEEIPDEQLGLDVGPRTVEAFGRELAGARTVFWNGPMGVFELAPFQAGTRGVAEAVAAVDGLSVVGGGDSAAAVRQLGLDESAYGHISTGGGASLEYLEGRELPGLAVLAEGGGT from the coding sequence ATGCGCGCCCTCGACGACCTGCTCGCCGAGGGCGTCTCGGGTCGGCGCGTGCTCGTGCGCGCCGACCTGAACGTCCCCCTGGACAAGCAGACGCGCGCCATCACCGACGACGGGCGCATCCGGGCCAGCCTGCCGACGCTGCAGGCGCTGCGCGAGGGCGGCGCCCGCGTCGTCGTCGCCGCCCACCTGGGCCGGCCCAAGGGTGCGCCCGACCCGCAGTACTCGCTGGCCCCGGTGGCCGCCCGGCTCGGCGAGCTGCTCGGCACCGACGTGCCGCTGGCCGCCGACGTCGCCGGCGACGACGCCCGCGCCCGGGCCGCGGCCCTCGGCGACGGCGACGTCCTCCTCGTGGAGAACGTCCGCTTCGAGGCCGCCGAGACGAGCAAGGACGACGCCGAGCGCGGCGGGCTGGCCGACCGGCTGGCCGCGCTGGCCGACGTCTACGTCGACGACGCCTTCGGCGCGGTGCACCGCAAGCACGCGTCGGTGTACGACGTCGCGCAGCGGCTGCCGCACGTGGCCGGCCGGCTGGTGGCCACCGAGCTCGACGTCCTCACCCGGCTGACCACCGACCCCGCGCGGCCCTACGTGGTCGTGCTGGGCGGGTCGAAGGTGAGCGACAAGCTCGCCGTCATCGAGGCGCTGCTGCCCAAGGTCGACCGGCTGCTGGTCGGTGGCGGCATGTGCTTCACCTTCCTGGCCGCGCAGGGGCACGGCGTCGGGAAGTCGCTGCTGGAGGCCGACCAGGTCGACACCTGCCGCCGGCTGCTGGCCGACGCCGGCGACCGGATCGTCCTGCCGGTCGACGTCGTCTGCGCGCCGGAGTTCAGCGCCGACGTGGAGACGACGATCGTCCCGGTCGAGGAGATCCCGGACGAGCAGCTGGGCCTCGACGTCGGCCCGCGGACGGTCGAGGCCTTCGGCCGCGAGCTGGCCGGCGCGCGGACGGTCTTCTGGAACGGCCCGATGGGCGTGTTCGAGCTGGCGCCGTTCCAGGCCGGCACCCGCGGCGTCGCCGAGGCCGTGGCCGCCGTCGACGGGCTGTCGGTGGTCGGCGGCGGTGACTCCGCGGCCGCCGTCCGGCAGCTCGGCCTCGACGAGTCGGCCTACGGGCACATCAGCACCGGCGGCGGCGCGTCGCTGGAGTACCTCGAGGGCCGGGAGCTGCCGGGCCTGGCGGTGCTCGCCGAGGGAGGGGGCACCTGA
- a CDS encoding histidine kinase N-terminal 7TM domain-containing diguanylate cyclase, producing MTTVLQVVFCCAALVAVCTAVLAHRHRHRTPAATALTATMAGVALWSATDAAVLLVGSDVVHRLYAPVLLAAISLAVVGTYATARTVSDPSWRATPRTRFHLAVVPVLVVLAAALPATRELVMTDVPPGPVGAEAQVTLGPLFLAATAYNYVLTGTAYGHLVRRWVRATGVFRRQIGVLLASAAFSSTGGVVAVVSQLDGQGTDPTPLFLLVTGLVDCWALFRLGLLRVVPVAREQVVDTVPDAVLVVDPAGLVIDVNPAATRMLHRLRPELAGELVGRPLVELAGPQTVAVLDRTEQRNGHRVAEVVPGLWLDVRASGVSDPRGRALGRILVVRDVSEQQERQAAVERLNEQLAEQVAVIERLRAELAEEAVRDPLTGLHNRRHLDRALAADLARRPRSGELSVLVVDVDHFKRVNDRFGHAAGDRVLTAVAAVLDGAVREGDTAARLGGEEFVLVLPGAGRAQALERAERVRSEIAAARHLLGGEALAVTASVGVAVCPSDGADAAALLEAADRALYTAKATGRDRVVAAAAGAPVPELVPGG from the coding sequence ATGACGACGGTGTTGCAGGTGGTGTTCTGCTGCGCCGCCCTGGTGGCCGTCTGCACCGCCGTCCTGGCCCACCGGCACCGGCACCGCACGCCCGCCGCGACCGCGCTGACCGCCACGATGGCCGGGGTCGCCCTCTGGTCCGCCACCGACGCCGCGGTCCTCCTGGTCGGGTCCGACGTCGTCCACCGGCTCTACGCGCCGGTCCTGCTGGCCGCGATCAGCCTCGCGGTCGTCGGCACCTACGCGACGGCCCGGACGGTGTCCGACCCCTCGTGGCGTGCCACCCCCCGGACGCGGTTCCACCTCGCGGTCGTCCCCGTGCTGGTGGTCCTGGCCGCGGCCCTCCCGGCGACGCGCGAGCTGGTGATGACCGACGTCCCGCCGGGCCCGGTGGGTGCCGAGGCGCAGGTGACCCTCGGGCCGCTGTTCCTGGCCGCCACCGCCTACAACTACGTCCTCACCGGCACCGCCTACGGCCACCTGGTGCGCCGCTGGGTGCGCGCCACCGGCGTCTTCCGCCGACAGATCGGGGTCCTGCTCGCCTCGGCCGCGTTCTCCAGCACCGGCGGCGTGGTGGCGGTGGTCAGCCAGCTCGACGGGCAGGGCACCGACCCGACCCCGCTGTTCCTCCTGGTCACCGGCCTGGTCGACTGCTGGGCGCTCTTCCGCCTCGGTCTGCTGCGCGTCGTGCCGGTCGCCCGCGAGCAGGTGGTCGACACCGTCCCCGACGCCGTCCTCGTGGTCGACCCCGCGGGCCTGGTCATCGACGTCAACCCGGCGGCCACCCGGATGCTGCACCGGCTGCGACCGGAGCTGGCCGGCGAGCTCGTCGGCCGCCCGCTGGTCGAGCTGGCCGGGCCGCAGACCGTCGCCGTCCTGGACCGGACCGAGCAGCGCAACGGGCACCGCGTCGCCGAGGTGGTGCCGGGGCTGTGGCTCGACGTGCGCGCATCGGGGGTCAGCGACCCGCGCGGCCGGGCACTGGGGCGGATCCTCGTCGTCCGCGACGTCAGCGAGCAGCAGGAGCGGCAGGCCGCCGTCGAGCGGCTCAACGAGCAGCTCGCCGAGCAGGTGGCGGTCATCGAGCGGCTGCGGGCGGAACTGGCCGAGGAGGCCGTCCGCGACCCGCTGACCGGGCTGCACAACCGCCGCCACCTCGACCGCGCGCTCGCCGCCGACCTGGCCCGGCGACCCCGGTCCGGCGAGCTGTCGGTGCTCGTCGTCGACGTCGACCACTTCAAGCGCGTCAACGACCGCTTCGGGCACGCCGCCGGGGACCGGGTGCTCACCGCGGTCGCCGCGGTCCTCGACGGCGCCGTGCGGGAGGGGGACACCGCCGCGCGGCTCGGCGGGGAGGAGTTCGTGCTCGTGCTGCCCGGCGCCGGCCGCGCGCAGGCCCTCGAGCGCGCCGAGCGGGTGCGCTCCGAGATCGCCGCCGCCCGGCACCTGCTCGGCGGCGAGGCCCTCGCCGTCACGGCGAGCGTCGGGGTCGCCGTCTGCCCGTCCGACGGGGCGGACGCCGCCGCCCTGCTCGAGGCCGCCGACCGGGCGCTCTACACCGCCAAGGCCACCGGGCGCGACCGGGTCGTCGCCGCGGCCGCCGGCGCCCCCGTGCCGGAGCTGGTGCCCGGCGGCTGA
- the whiA gene encoding DNA-binding protein WhiA, translating to MTAMVKDELSRVECTRTSERKAEVTALLRFSGGLHIVGGRVVIEAELDTGSVARRLRRDISEVYGYTSGVSVLAGGNIRRGVRYLVRIAKHGEGLARQTGLVDQRGRPVRGLPPSVVSGSINDAEAAWRGAFLAHGSLTEPGRSSSLEVTCPGPEAAMALVGAARRLGIAAKAREVRGADRVVVRDGDAIGALLTRMGAHDAVLAWEERRMRREVRATANRLANFDDANLRRSARAAVAASARVERALEILAGDAPEHLLVAGRLRLEHGQASLEELGQRADPPMTKDAVAGRIRRLLAMADKRAKDLGIPDTESVVTEDMLAQ from the coding sequence ATGACCGCCATGGTCAAGGACGAGCTGTCCCGGGTGGAGTGCACGCGGACCTCCGAGCGCAAGGCCGAGGTCACCGCGCTGCTCCGCTTCTCCGGCGGACTGCACATCGTGGGCGGTCGCGTCGTCATCGAGGCCGAGCTGGACACCGGGTCGGTGGCCCGCCGGCTCCGGCGGGACATCAGCGAGGTCTACGGCTACACCAGCGGGGTCAGCGTGCTGGCCGGCGGCAACATCCGCCGCGGCGTGCGCTACCTGGTGCGCATCGCCAAGCACGGCGAGGGCCTCGCGCGGCAGACCGGGCTGGTCGACCAGCGCGGCCGCCCGGTGCGCGGGCTGCCGCCGTCGGTGGTGTCCGGCAGCATCAACGACGCCGAGGCCGCCTGGCGGGGGGCGTTCCTGGCGCACGGCTCGCTCACCGAGCCCGGCCGGTCCTCCTCGCTCGAGGTCACCTGCCCCGGCCCGGAGGCGGCCATGGCCCTGGTCGGCGCGGCCCGGCGGCTGGGCATCGCCGCCAAGGCCCGCGAGGTCCGCGGCGCCGACCGGGTCGTCGTCCGCGACGGCGACGCGATCGGCGCGCTGCTGACCCGCATGGGCGCGCACGACGCCGTCCTGGCCTGGGAGGAGCGGCGGATGCGCCGCGAGGTCCGGGCCACCGCCAACCGGCTGGCCAACTTCGACGACGCCAACCTGCGCCGCTCCGCGCGCGCCGCGGTCGCCGCCAGCGCCCGGGTCGAGCGGGCGCTGGAGATCCTCGCCGGGGACGCCCCCGAGCACCTGCTGGTCGCCGGCCGGCTGCGCCTCGAGCACGGCCAGGCCTCGCTGGAGGAGCTCGGTCAGCGCGCCGACCCGCCGATGACCAAGGACGCCGTCGCCGGTCGCATACGGCGTCTGCTGGCGATGGCCGACAAGCGGGCGAAGGACCTCGGCATCCCCGACACCGAGTCGGTCGTCACCGAGGACATGCTCGCGCAGTAG
- the uvrC gene encoding excinuclease ABC subunit UvrC translates to MPDPSTYRPAVGSIPESPGVYRFRDPNGRVIYVGKAKSLRQRLNSYFADVAGLHPRTRQMVTTAAGVEWTVVGTEVEALQLEYNWIKEFDPRFNVRYRDDKSYPSLAVTLNEEYPRLQVMRGPKKKGVRYFGPYAHAWAIRETLDTLTRVFPARTCSNGVFKRAGQIGRPCLLGYIGKCAAPCVGRVSAEEHRGIVDDFCDFMAGRTDLMVKRLEREMAEAAEAMEYEKAARLRDDLGALRRALEKQAVVLGDGTDADVVAFAQDELEAAVQVFHVRGGRVRGQRGWIIDKVEEVDTGELVEQFLLQVYGGVDEQTGVGEAGEAVPKEVLVPELPEDADVYEELLTELRGSRVSLRVPQRGDKRSLLETVERNAKEAFARHRVKRSSDLTARSLALSELQEALELPEAPLRIECIDVSHVQQTNVVASMVVFEDGLAKKSDYRRFSVQHGTDDTAAMAEVVRRRFARHLKEEADRRDEQGVAAEEGRPRRFAYPPNLLVVDGGAPQVAAAARSLDELGVVDVAVCGLAKRMEEVWLPGESDPVILPRTSEALYLLQRVRDEAHRFAITYHRQKRSVSMLVSLLDDVPGLGETRRKALMKQFGSLKRLRAASVDELVAVPGIGRRTAEAVLAAVAEPAADRPADDVDADDVVESTTAPAGPAERGTPVPGAGDTAEVGRVAS, encoded by the coding sequence ATGCCCGACCCGTCCACGTACCGCCCCGCGGTCGGCAGCATCCCCGAGAGCCCCGGGGTCTACAGGTTCCGCGATCCCAACGGCCGCGTCATCTACGTGGGCAAGGCCAAGAGCCTGCGCCAGCGGCTGAACAGCTACTTCGCCGACGTCGCCGGCCTGCACCCGCGCACCCGCCAGATGGTGACGACGGCGGCGGGCGTCGAGTGGACCGTCGTCGGCACCGAGGTCGAGGCCCTCCAGCTCGAGTACAACTGGATCAAGGAGTTCGACCCGCGGTTCAACGTCCGCTACCGCGACGACAAGAGCTACCCGAGCCTCGCCGTGACGCTCAACGAGGAGTACCCGCGGCTGCAGGTGATGCGCGGGCCGAAGAAGAAGGGCGTCCGGTACTTCGGGCCCTACGCGCACGCCTGGGCCATCCGCGAGACGCTCGACACGCTCACCCGCGTCTTCCCCGCCCGCACCTGCTCCAACGGCGTCTTCAAGCGCGCCGGGCAGATCGGCCGGCCTTGCCTGCTCGGCTACATCGGCAAGTGCGCCGCCCCCTGCGTGGGCCGGGTCAGCGCCGAGGAGCACCGCGGGATCGTCGACGACTTCTGCGACTTCATGGCCGGCCGCACCGACCTCATGGTCAAGCGGCTGGAGCGGGAGATGGCCGAGGCCGCCGAGGCCATGGAGTACGAGAAGGCCGCCCGGCTGCGCGACGACCTCGGCGCGCTGAGGCGGGCCCTGGAGAAGCAGGCCGTCGTCCTCGGGGACGGCACCGACGCCGACGTCGTCGCCTTCGCCCAGGACGAGCTGGAGGCCGCCGTCCAGGTGTTCCACGTCCGCGGCGGGCGGGTGCGCGGCCAGCGCGGCTGGATCATCGACAAGGTCGAGGAGGTCGACACCGGCGAGCTGGTCGAGCAGTTCCTCCTGCAGGTGTACGGCGGTGTGGACGAGCAGACCGGCGTCGGCGAGGCGGGGGAGGCGGTGCCCAAGGAGGTGCTGGTCCCCGAGCTGCCCGAGGACGCCGACGTCTACGAGGAGCTGCTCACCGAGCTGCGCGGCTCGCGGGTGTCGCTGCGGGTGCCGCAGCGCGGCGACAAGCGCAGCCTGCTCGAGACCGTGGAGCGCAACGCCAAGGAGGCCTTCGCCCGGCACCGCGTGAAGCGCTCCAGCGACCTCACCGCCCGCAGCCTGGCGCTGTCCGAGCTGCAGGAGGCGCTCGAGCTGCCCGAGGCGCCGCTGCGCATCGAGTGCATCGACGTCTCGCACGTGCAGCAGACCAACGTCGTGGCCAGCATGGTCGTCTTCGAGGACGGCCTGGCGAAGAAGTCCGACTACCGCCGGTTCTCCGTCCAGCACGGCACCGACGACACCGCGGCGATGGCCGAGGTGGTCCGCCGCCGGTTCGCCCGCCACCTCAAGGAGGAGGCCGACCGCCGGGACGAGCAGGGCGTCGCCGCGGAGGAGGGCCGGCCGCGCCGGTTCGCCTACCCGCCGAACCTGCTCGTGGTGGACGGCGGCGCCCCGCAGGTCGCCGCGGCCGCCCGCTCGCTGGACGAGCTCGGCGTCGTCGACGTCGCCGTCTGCGGGCTGGCGAAGCGCATGGAGGAGGTGTGGCTGCCGGGGGAGAGCGACCCGGTCATCCTGCCGCGCACCTCCGAGGCGCTCTACCTGCTGCAGCGGGTGCGCGACGAGGCCCACCGGTTCGCGATCACCTACCACCGGCAGAAGCGTTCGGTCAGCATGCTGGTCTCCCTGTTGGACGACGTCCCCGGTCTCGGGGAGACGCGGCGGAAGGCGCTGATGAAGCAGTTCGGGTCCCTCAAGCGGCTGCGCGCGGCCTCGGTCGACGAGCTCGTCGCGGTGCCCGGCATCGGCCGCCGGACCGCCGAGGCGGTGCTGGCCGCCGTCGCCGAGCCGGCCGCGGACCGGCCCGCCGACGACGTCGACGCGGACGACGTCGTCGAGAGCACGACCGCGCCGGCCGGGCCGGCCGAGCGGGGGACGCCCGTCCCCGGCGCCGGTGACACCGCCGAGGTCGGCCGGGTCGCCTCGTGA
- the gap gene encoding type I glyceraldehyde-3-phosphate dehydrogenase: MTVRVGINGFGRIGRNFWRAAAASGKDVEIVAVNDLTSPEVLAHLLKYDSVLGVLSEDVAADGEGIKIGGSTVKVLSERDPGNLPWGDLGVDVVVESTGFFTKADDARKHVDAGGAKKVIISAPATGDDLTIVMGVNHEQYDGSQTIISNASCTTNCLAPLAKVLNDAFGIERGLMTTIHAYTADQNLQDGPHKDLRRARAAALNIVPTSTGAAKAIGLVLPELQGKLDGYALRVPVPTGSATDLTVQLTREASADDIDAAYREAAAGPLAGYLRYTDAPIVSSDIVTDPASCIYDSKLTKVFGPMAKVLGWYDNEWGYSNRLVDSVELVGRSL, from the coding sequence GTGACCGTACGCGTGGGCATCAACGGCTTCGGCCGGATCGGGCGCAACTTCTGGCGAGCGGCCGCGGCCAGCGGCAAGGACGTCGAGATCGTGGCGGTCAACGACCTGACCAGCCCCGAGGTCCTCGCGCACCTGCTCAAGTACGACAGCGTCCTGGGCGTGCTGTCCGAGGACGTCGCCGCCGACGGCGAGGGCATCAAGATCGGCGGGTCCACCGTGAAGGTGCTCTCCGAGCGGGACCCGGGCAACCTGCCGTGGGGAGACCTGGGCGTCGACGTGGTGGTCGAGTCCACCGGCTTCTTCACCAAGGCCGACGACGCCCGCAAGCACGTCGACGCCGGCGGCGCCAAGAAGGTCATCATCTCCGCGCCGGCCACCGGCGACGACCTGACCATCGTCATGGGCGTCAACCACGAGCAGTACGACGGCTCGCAGACGATCATCAGCAACGCGTCCTGCACCACGAACTGCCTGGCCCCCCTGGCCAAGGTGCTCAACGACGCCTTCGGCATCGAGCGCGGCCTGATGACCACGATCCACGCCTACACCGCCGACCAGAACCTGCAGGACGGCCCGCACAAGGACCTGCGCCGCGCCCGCGCCGCCGCGCTGAACATCGTCCCGACCTCCACCGGTGCGGCCAAGGCGATCGGCCTGGTGCTGCCCGAGCTGCAGGGCAAGCTCGACGGCTACGCCCTCCGCGTCCCGGTGCCCACCGGCTCGGCCACCGACCTCACCGTCCAGCTCACCCGCGAGGCCTCGGCCGACGACATCGACGCCGCGTACCGCGAGGCCGCGGCCGGGCCGCTGGCCGGGTACCTCAGGTACACCGACGCGCCGATCGTCTCCTCCGACATCGTCACCGATCCGGCGTCGTGCATCTACGACTCCAAGCTCACCAAGGTCTTCGGCCCGATGGCCAAGGTGCTCGGCTGGTACGACAACGAGTGGGGCTACTCGAACCGGCTCGTCGACTCCGTCGAGCTCGTCGGACGTTCCCTCTGA
- a CDS encoding gluconeogenesis factor YvcK family protein produces MGAPPRVVAFGGGHGLAAALGAWRRITPDLTAVVTVADDGGSSGRIRREMPVLPPGDLRMALAALAGEDPARQEMARLFQHRLGGTGVLAGHPVGNLVLTGLVELHDGDTVRALDAARELVGACGRVLPMADVPLDLVAHVETIDPDDPARTRTIRGQVAIASTPGRVRDILLAPPDPPVHPDVLAAIATADVVSLGPGSWYTSVLPHLLVPRLRAALAASPARVVVVLNLEPQPGETDGFSPEEHLRVLHAHLGGVALHTVIADAESVVDRCGLLSAVRECGAELVLAPVAELDGSPRHDPTRLSAALTSVVGAR; encoded by the coding sequence GTGGGCGCGCCTCCCCGGGTGGTCGCCTTCGGTGGCGGCCACGGACTGGCCGCGGCCCTGGGCGCCTGGCGGCGGATCACCCCGGACCTGACCGCCGTCGTCACCGTGGCCGACGACGGCGGCTCCTCCGGCCGCATCCGCCGCGAGATGCCCGTGCTGCCCCCCGGCGACCTGCGCATGGCGCTGGCCGCGCTGGCCGGGGAGGACCCGGCCCGGCAGGAGATGGCGCGGTTGTTCCAGCACCGGCTCGGGGGCACCGGCGTGCTGGCCGGGCACCCGGTCGGCAACCTCGTCCTCACCGGCCTGGTGGAGCTGCACGACGGCGACACCGTCCGTGCCCTCGACGCCGCCCGCGAGCTGGTCGGCGCCTGCGGGCGGGTGCTGCCCATGGCCGACGTGCCGCTCGACCTCGTCGCCCACGTGGAGACGATCGACCCCGACGACCCGGCCCGCACCCGCACCATCCGCGGCCAGGTGGCCATCGCCTCCACCCCCGGCCGGGTGCGCGACATCCTGCTCGCGCCGCCCGACCCGCCCGTGCACCCCGACGTGCTCGCCGCGATCGCCACGGCCGACGTCGTGTCGCTGGGCCCCGGCTCCTGGTACACCTCCGTGCTGCCCCACCTGCTGGTGCCCAGGCTGCGCGCGGCGCTGGCCGCGAGCCCGGCCCGGGTGGTCGTGGTGCTCAACCTGGAGCCGCAGCCGGGGGAGACCGACGGCTTCTCGCCGGAGGAGCACCTGAGGGTGTTGCACGCCCACCTGGGCGGTGTGGCGCTGCACACCGTGATCGCGGATGCGGAATCGGTGGTTGACCGTTGTGGTCTCCTGTCTGCAGTGCGCGAGTGCGGCGCCGAGCTCGTCCTGGCCCCGGTCGCCGAGCTCGACGGCTCACCGCGCCACGACCCCACGCGGCTGTCCGCCGCACTGACCTCGGTGGTCGGAGCGCGGTGA
- the tpiA gene encoding triose-phosphate isomerase, which yields MARTQPPARREGRRPLIAGNWKMHMTHLEAIGLVQKLVFSLTEKQLDGAEVVVLPPFTALRSVQTLVNGDQLAVGYGAQDLSAHDSGAYTGEVSGAMLAALACGFVVVGHSERRALHGEDDAEVAAKVQAALRHGLTPILCVGEGLDVRRAGGHVPHCTAQLDAALDGVSAEQAERIVLAYEPVWAIGTGEVATPEDAQEVCGALRSRLAERFSPATAAVVRILYGGSVKSASTAGILAGPDVDGALVGGASLDAEEFAQICRIAAEGS from the coding sequence ATGGCCCGCACGCAGCCGCCGGCCCGCCGCGAGGGCCGCCGCCCGCTGATCGCGGGCAACTGGAAGATGCACATGACGCACCTGGAGGCCATCGGCCTGGTGCAGAAGCTCGTCTTCAGCCTCACCGAGAAGCAGCTCGACGGCGCCGAGGTCGTCGTCCTGCCGCCGTTCACCGCGCTGCGCAGCGTGCAGACCCTCGTCAACGGCGACCAGCTGGCCGTCGGGTACGGCGCGCAGGACCTCTCGGCGCACGACTCCGGCGCCTACACCGGTGAGGTCAGCGGCGCGATGCTCGCGGCGCTGGCCTGCGGCTTCGTCGTCGTCGGGCACTCCGAGCGGCGGGCGCTGCACGGCGAGGACGACGCCGAGGTCGCCGCCAAGGTGCAGGCCGCCCTGCGGCACGGCCTCACGCCGATCCTGTGCGTCGGGGAGGGGCTCGACGTCCGCCGCGCCGGCGGGCACGTGCCCCACTGCACCGCCCAGCTCGACGCCGCGCTCGACGGAGTCTCCGCCGAGCAGGCCGAGCGGATAGTCCTCGCCTACGAGCCGGTGTGGGCGATCGGCACCGGCGAGGTGGCCACCCCCGAGGACGCGCAGGAGGTGTGCGGTGCCCTACGGTCACGGCTCGCCGAGCGTTTCAGCCCCGCGACGGCCGCCGTCGTCCGTATCCTCTACGGCGGGTCGGTGAAGTCCGCCAGCACGGCCGGGATCCTGGCCGGGCCGGACGTCGACGGCGCACTCGTCGGGGGCGCGAGCCTGGACGCCGAGGAGTTCGCGCAGATCTGTCGGATCGCCGCTGAGGGCAGCTAG